One Malania oleifera isolate guangnan ecotype guangnan chromosome 10, ASM2987363v1, whole genome shotgun sequence genomic region harbors:
- the LOC131166924 gene encoding eukaryotic translation initiation factor 1A has product MPKNKGKGGKNRKRGKNEADDEKRELVFKEDGQEYAQVLRMLGNGRCEAMCIDGTKRLCHIRGKMHKKVWIAAGDIILVGLRDYQDDKADVILKYMPDEARLLKAYGELPENTRLNEGIAGGLDEEDDGAGDDYIEFEDEDIDKI; this is encoded by the coding sequence ATGCCGAAGAACAAGGGCAAGGGAGGTAAGAATCGCAAGAGAGGGAAGAACGAAGCCGACGACGAGAAGCGAGAGCTCGTCTTCAAGGAAGACGGTCAAGAGTACGCACAGGTGCTTCGGATGCTCGGCAACGGGCGGTGCGAGGCCATGTGCATCGACGGTACGAAGCGCCTCTGCCACATCCGCGGCAAGATGCACAAGAAGGTCTGGATCGCCGCCGGCGATATAATCCTCGTCGGCCTCCGTGACTACCAGGACGACAAGGCCGACGTCATCCTCAAGTACATGCCCGACGAGGCTCGTCTCCTCAAGGCCTACGGCGAGTTGCCGGAGAACACCAGGCTCAACGAGGGCATCGCCGGCGGGCTCGACGAGGAGGACGACGGCGCAGGCGACGATTACATCGAGTTCGAGGATGAGGATATTGACAAAATCTAG